Proteins encoded within one genomic window of Clostridiisalibacter paucivorans DSM 22131:
- a CDS encoding transposase, translating to MKNKSYNKEYIEDILRQISPPINKKVSQVSKETGVSTNTIYGWKRKARIEGKLIPNSNPNRLKRWRKEDKLKIVMETFTMNEEELSRYC from the coding sequence ATGAAAAATAAGAGCTATAATAAAGAATACATTGAAGATATATTAAGGCAAATATCTCCGCCAATAAATAAAAAAGTATCACAGGTATCTAAGGAAACAGGAGTATCTACAAACACTATCTATGGGTGGAAGAGAAAAGCTAGAATAGAAGGCAAATTAATACCCAATAGTAATCCTAATCGACTTAAGAGATGGAGAAAAGAAGATAAACTTAAAATTGTAATGGAAACATTTACAATGAATGAAGAAGAATTATCAAGGTATTGTA
- a CDS encoding cupin domain-containing protein: MVEKVYNMTNSNDRTVEMLISDENVHYLHMIFNKEEGLPEHFSNSTVYMTVLKGTLSIGLDEQEIHEYKQGSILKIPYKTKMNVGNKHDEILELIVVKAPAPVK, encoded by the coding sequence GTGGTAGAAAAGGTTTACAATATGACAAATAGCAATGATAGAACAGTGGAAATGCTTATTTCAGATGAAAATGTACATTACTTACACATGATTTTTAATAAAGAGGAAGGACTTCCAGAACATTTTTCAAATTCTACTGTGTATATGACTGTACTGAAAGGAACACTATCTATAGGATTAGATGAACAAGAAATACATGAATACAAACAAGGAAGTATATTAAAAATACCATATAAAACTAAGATGAATGTAGGTAACAAGCATGATGAAATTCTAGAATTGATTGTTGTAAAGGCACCAGCTCCAGTTAAATAA
- a CDS encoding hemerythrin domain-containing protein — protein MNIINLKRQHNDITGLVNYVLKKIENNMVEQNIQEIVRNINTITGKLKIHLLNEDKYLYPHLINNTDITLDAFGKKFFEEMEEVTMVYENYKSKYNTANKIKQNIEAFNKDTKQVFKTLMDRIQREENELYPLLG, from the coding sequence ATGAATATTATCAATTTAAAAAGACAACATAATGACATAACCGGATTAGTGAACTACGTATTGAAGAAAATTGAAAATAATATGGTAGAACAAAATATCCAGGAAATTGTTCGAAATATAAATACCATTACTGGTAAACTAAAAATACATTTATTAAATGAAGATAAATATTTGTATCCTCATTTAATAAATAATACGGATATAACATTAGATGCATTTGGCAAGAAGTTTTTCGAAGAAATGGAAGAAGTTACTATGGTGTATGAAAATTACAAATCAAAATATAATACTGCTAACAAGATCAAACAAAATATTGAGGCATTTAATAAAGATACAAAACAAGTATTTAAGACATTGATGGATAGGATACAAAGAGAAGAAAATGAATTATATCCATTGTTAGGCTAA
- a CDS encoding HD domain-containing protein: protein MNDESQLLLMAVLFKNGHPRRTQHILKVYSLSKLIGEHENLSPEKQQLLCAAAILHDIAIKLCKEKYGDACQENQQIEAPSLVKHFLNTCNYLPSYRNTILNLVLNHHNYNIDQGIEHQILIEADLLVNCFEDESIQKKALEVYPYFKTKIGIQILEKLMKNE from the coding sequence ATGAATGATGAATCCCAACTATTGCTAATGGCAGTTTTATTTAAAAATGGACATCCTCGTAGAACACAACATATTCTAAAGGTTTATTCACTATCTAAATTAATAGGTGAACATGAGAACCTTTCACCAGAAAAACAGCAATTACTATGCGCTGCTGCAATTTTACATGATATAGCAATTAAGCTTTGTAAAGAAAAATACGGAGATGCTTGTCAAGAAAATCAACAAATTGAGGCTCCATCCTTAGTTAAACATTTTTTAAATACATGTAATTATCTTCCGTCATATAGGAATACTATCCTAAATTTAGTATTAAATCATCATAATTATAATATTGATCAAGGAATAGAACATCAAATATTAATAGAAGCTGATTTATTGGTTAATTGCTTTGAAGACGAGTCTATTCAAAAGAAAGCACTTGAAGTTTACCCATATTTTAAAACAAAAATAGGTATACAAATATTAGAAAAACTTATGAAGAATGAATAA
- a CDS encoding TIGR04076 family protein, translated as MKKHKIIISLIDRIGKHACHRGHKIGDKFDFDTDRGKLCPMAMHVAFPYIDILRYGGMPPCSSNGDIRFCCPDADVINVFRLEMVK; from the coding sequence ATGAAAAAACATAAAATAATAATTTCATTGATTGATCGTATAGGAAAACATGCTTGCCACCGTGGACACAAAATTGGAGATAAATTTGATTTTGATACAGATAGGGGAAAACTTTGTCCTATGGCTATGCATGTAGCATTTCCTTATATTGATATTTTGAGATATGGAGGGATGCCACCTTGTAGTTCAAATGGTGATATACGATTTTGTTGCCCAGATGCAGATGTTATCAATGTATTTCGATTAGAAATGGTAAAATAA